The window CTCGGGGCTTCGACTGCGGTAGTGGATGCAGCGGGGCGGCCGGGGCGGACATGGGCTAACATCCTCATGCCATGACTCTCTATCTGACTGAGGATGACGTCGCGCGGCTGCTTCCGATGGAGGCCTGCATCGAAGCGGTCGAGGCCGTATTCCGCCAATGGGGGGAGGGGCGTGCGGACAACAGGCCGCGGGCCCGGGCGGTGGTGCGCGGCGCGATGCTGCACGCGCTGGCGGCGGGGTCAGAGGTCTGGGGAAGGTTGGCCGCGAAGGTTTACGCCACGTCGCGCGGCGGGGCGCGATTCGTGGTTCTGCTGTTCGACGCGACGGACTCCAGCCTGCTGGCGGTGATCGAGGGGGACCGGCTCGGGCAGACGCGCACGGGCGCGGCTTCAGGCGTGGCTTCGCGGTGGCTGGCGCGCAAGGAGGCGCGCTCGCTGGCGATCATCGGGACGGGCTGGCAGGCGCGCGGTCAGGCGAAGGCGGTCGCGATCGTGCGGCGGCTCGAGGAGATCCGGGCCTTCGGCAGGGACCGCGATCGTCTGCGTGAGTTCTGCCGGGACACGGAGGCGGCGTGCGGCGTGAAGACTGTGCCGTGCGAATCGGCCGAGGAGGCCGTGCGCGGCGCGGACATCGTGGTGACCGCCACGTCGTCGGCGAAGCCGGTCCTCGAGGGGGCATGGCTGCAGCCCGGGACTCACCTCAACGCGGTGGGGAGCAACAGGGCGGATCGCCGCGAGCTCGACGAAGAGGCGGTCGGTCGCGCCGGCCTGATCGTCGTCGATTCGATCGACCAGGCGCGTCTGGAGGCGGGCGACCTGCTCGCCGTCGGGGGCGGGGCGCCGATCGAGCGCGCCACCGAGCTCAAGGACGTCGTGGTCGGCGCGAAGCCGGGGCGGCGGGACGACCACGAGATCACGCTGTTCAAGTCGATCGGTGTCGGCCTGGAAGACCTCGCGGCCGCCTCTCTC of the Candidatus Dormiibacterota bacterium genome contains:
- a CDS encoding BolA/IbaG family iron-sulfur metabolism protein, which translates into the protein MTLYLTEDDVARLLPMEACIEAVEAVFRQWGEGRADNRPRARAVVRGAMLHALAAGSEVWGRLAAKVYATSRGGARFVVLLFDATDSSLLAVIEGDRLGQTRTGAASGVASRWLARKEARSLAIIGTGWQARGQAKAVAIVRRLEEIRAFGRDRDRLREFCRDTEAACGVKTVPCESAEEAVRGADIVVTATSSAKPVLEGAWLQPGTHLNAVGSNRADRRELDEEAVGRAGLIVVDSIDQARLEAGDLLAVGGGAPIERATELKDVVVGAKPGRRDDHEITLFKSIGVGLEDLAAASLVYDRAIAQGVGRPLLSAATGASTVRERIEAILRERFAPVHLEIHDDSARHAGHAGAAAGGGHFEVVVVSAAFEGKPLLDRHRMVNDALREMIGREIHALGLRTLAPGEPVR